A single region of the Halorussus gelatinilyticus genome encodes:
- the thiL gene encoding thiamine-phosphate kinase, whose protein sequence is MDERAALSFLGDRLPHAGDDAAVVDGQVLTTDMLHETTDFPDGTTRYTAGWRSVGASLSDVAAMGAEATAAVAVYAAPEFDDSDLGEFVAGASDVCEAVGAEYVGGDLDESREFTAATTALGRTDAPVARSGASPGEVVCVTGTLGRTGAALRLFESGETERANDLFRFEPRVAAGRELAPYATAMMDSSDGLARSLHQLAEASDCGFSVERSALPVDESVREVADGEAEVRELAVFFGEDFELAFTVPERELSAIRSESPTPVSVVGEVTESGVEMDGEELPDRGYTHGGE, encoded by the coding sequence ATGGACGAGCGGGCCGCACTGTCGTTTCTCGGTGATAGACTCCCTCACGCGGGCGACGACGCGGCGGTCGTGGACGGACAGGTTCTGACCACTGACATGCTCCACGAGACGACCGACTTCCCGGACGGGACCACTCGGTACACCGCCGGCTGGCGGTCGGTCGGCGCGTCGCTGTCGGACGTGGCCGCGATGGGAGCCGAGGCCACCGCCGCCGTCGCGGTCTACGCCGCCCCCGAGTTCGACGACTCCGACCTCGGGGAGTTCGTCGCGGGCGCGAGCGACGTCTGCGAGGCGGTCGGCGCGGAGTACGTCGGCGGCGACTTGGACGAGAGCCGGGAGTTCACCGCCGCGACGACCGCGCTCGGTCGGACCGACGCCCCCGTGGCTCGCTCTGGCGCGAGTCCGGGCGAGGTCGTCTGCGTGACGGGCACGCTCGGGCGCACCGGCGCGGCGCTCCGACTGTTCGAGTCCGGAGAAACGGAGCGCGCCAACGACCTGTTCCGGTTCGAGCCGCGAGTCGCCGCGGGCCGCGAACTCGCCCCCTACGCCACCGCGATGATGGATTCGAGCGACGGCCTCGCGCGCTCGCTCCACCAACTCGCGGAGGCGAGCGACTGCGGGTTCTCGGTCGAGCGGAGCGCGCTCCCGGTGGACGAGTCGGTCCGCGAGGTGGCCGACGGCGAGGCCGAGGTTCGGGAGCTAGCGGTCTTCTTCGGCGAGGACTTCGAGTTGGCGTTCACGGTGCCCGAACGCGAGCTGTCGGCGATTCGTTCCGAATCGCCGACGCCCGTATCGGTGGTCGGCGAAGTCACCGAGTCTGGCGTCGAGATGGACGGCGAGGAACTGCCGGACCGCGGGTACACGCACGGCGGCGAATAG
- a CDS encoding DNA-binding protein → MSEQPDDERLEELRKQKMQEMQEQGDQNEAQEQAQQQADAQKQALLRKHLTDGARKRLNSVRMSKPDFAEQVERQVLALAQSGRVSGKIDEDKMKELLRELKPDSKSFNIRRR, encoded by the coding sequence ATGAGCGAACAGCCCGACGACGAGCGACTCGAAGAACTCCGCAAGCAGAAGATGCAGGAGATGCAAGAGCAGGGCGACCAGAACGAGGCCCAAGAGCAGGCCCAGCAGCAGGCCGACGCCCAGAAGCAGGCGCTGCTCCGCAAGCACCTCACCGACGGCGCGCGCAAGCGACTCAACTCCGTCCGGATGAGCAAGCCCGACTTCGCCGAACAGGTGGAGCGACAGGTACTCGCGCTGGCCCAGAGCGGCCGGGTCAGCGGCAAGATAGACGAGGACAAGATGAAGGAACTCCTCCGGGAACTCAAGCCCGACTCGAAGAGCTTCAACATCCGGCGTCGGTGA
- a CDS encoding DUF7411 family protein: MDLGLLYSGGKDSTLAALLLEDFYDVTLVTATFGVADAWDHARRTAEELGFEFETVELNDDVAAEAVEQMVEDGYPRNGIQQVHLHALETAAGMGFDAVADGSRRDDRVPSVSRAQAQSLEDRHGIDYIVPLAGFGRGAVDSLVDETLDVTTGPSEEIPKADYEAELRDLLADEHGEEAVAEVFPDHTQTYVTSLSR, translated from the coding sequence ATGGACCTCGGGTTACTCTACAGCGGCGGGAAAGACTCGACGCTCGCCGCGCTCCTGCTCGAAGACTTCTACGACGTGACGCTGGTCACGGCCACGTTCGGCGTCGCCGACGCGTGGGACCACGCGCGCCGGACCGCCGAGGAGTTGGGCTTCGAGTTCGAGACGGTCGAACTGAACGACGACGTGGCCGCGGAAGCCGTCGAACAGATGGTCGAGGACGGCTACCCCCGCAACGGCATCCAGCAGGTCCACCTCCACGCGCTGGAGACGGCCGCCGGGATGGGGTTCGACGCGGTGGCCGACGGCAGCCGCCGCGACGACCGGGTGCCCTCCGTCTCGCGGGCGCAGGCCCAGAGCCTCGAAGACCGCCACGGCATCGACTACATCGTCCCGCTGGCGGGATTCGGTCGCGGAGCGGTCGATTCGCTCGTAGACGAGACGCTCGACGTGACGACCGGCCCGAGCGAGGAGATTCCGAAGGCCGACTACGAGGCCGAACTCCGCGACCTACTGGCCGACGAACACGGCGAGGAGGCCGTCGCCGAGGTGTTCCCGGACCACACCCAGACGTACGTGACGAGTCTGAGCCGCTGA
- the hisS gene encoding histidine--tRNA ligase, which yields MYDRIKGFRDFYPGEMGARRETFDTLEATARRYGFREIGTPALEHTQMYVDKSGEEIVEELYSFEDQGGRDVALTPELTPTVARMVVAKQQELSKPIKWFSTRPFWRYEEPQSGRKREFYQTNVDIFGSSEPESDAELLACAADALTSLGLTGEDFEFRVSHRDILGGLLEAFDADVDTEAAIRAVDKNEKVGDDEFYGLLSDAGLSYEQAREFDDLLDTPEDELDDLVSFAGTDRVESAVGNLSDVLDAAADFGAREYCTLSLDTARGLDYYTGVVFECFDSTGDVNRSIFGGGRYDDLIEGFGGQSTPAVGFAVGDATLTLLLQRAGVWPDEELSTDYYVLQVGDTRDVAADVTRELRGEGHVVETDVSGRSFGAQLDYADSIGAETVVIVGEQDLADGNVTVKDMNSGDQTQVPVEEFPPEDVSRPTYDDFE from the coding sequence ATGTACGACCGCATCAAGGGCTTTCGGGACTTCTACCCCGGCGAAATGGGCGCGCGCCGTGAGACGTTCGACACACTCGAAGCGACCGCGCGACGGTACGGTTTCCGAGAGATCGGGACGCCCGCACTGGAGCACACCCAGATGTACGTCGATAAGAGCGGCGAAGAGATAGTCGAGGAACTCTACAGCTTCGAGGACCAAGGCGGCCGGGACGTGGCGCTGACGCCGGAACTCACGCCGACGGTCGCCCGGATGGTCGTGGCGAAACAGCAGGAGCTATCGAAGCCCATCAAGTGGTTCTCGACCCGCCCGTTCTGGCGCTACGAGGAACCTCAGAGCGGTCGCAAGCGCGAGTTCTACCAGACCAACGTGGACATCTTCGGCTCGTCGGAACCCGAGTCGGACGCCGAACTGCTGGCGTGCGCGGCCGACGCGCTCACGAGCCTCGGACTCACCGGCGAGGACTTCGAGTTCCGGGTCAGCCACCGCGACATCCTCGGCGGCCTGCTCGAAGCCTTCGACGCCGACGTGGACACCGAGGCCGCGATTCGCGCGGTGGACAAGAACGAGAAGGTCGGCGACGACGAGTTCTACGGCCTGCTCTCCGACGCCGGACTCTCCTACGAGCAGGCCCGCGAGTTCGACGACCTGCTCGACACGCCCGAGGACGAGTTGGACGACCTCGTGTCGTTCGCCGGGACCGACCGCGTCGAGTCGGCGGTCGGGAACCTCTCGGACGTGCTGGACGCCGCGGCGGACTTCGGGGCGCGCGAGTACTGCACGCTCTCGCTCGACACCGCGCGCGGCCTCGACTACTACACCGGCGTCGTCTTCGAGTGCTTCGACTCGACCGGCGACGTGAACCGCTCCATCTTCGGCGGCGGACGCTACGACGACCTCATCGAAGGCTTCGGCGGTCAGTCCACGCCCGCGGTCGGGTTCGCGGTCGGCGACGCGACGCTGACGCTCCTCCTGCAACGCGCCGGCGTCTGGCCCGACGAGGAGCTTTCGACCGACTACTACGTCTTGCAAGTCGGCGACACCCGCGACGTGGCGGCCGACGTCACGCGCGAACTCCGGGGCGAGGGCCACGTGGTCGAGACCGACGTGTCCGGCCGGAGCTTCGGCGCGCAGTTGGACTACGCCGACTCCATCGGCGCGGAGACGGTCGTCATCGTCGGCGAGCAGGACCTCGCGGACGGGAACGTGACGGTCAAGGACATGAACTCGGGCGACCAGACCCAAGTCCCGGTCGAGGAGTTCCCGCCAGAGGACGTGTCGCGGCCGACCTACGACGACTTCGAGTAG
- a CDS encoding C2H2-type zinc finger protein, translating into MGEESDAGDQTTESERCDHCGATFDDEEGYLRHLSTEHGDDLGPIEQRRVDSLRFDDDGPTIAMYGGAVGALAIGVLLAYLLFFSGGEAGGAGGPDDAGGTPDASGLTRPQAVGSVHYHGTIEATIGGQQLDFGRQRFQLQADAFHFENGEGRRWHVHAEEVTLAWAMQTLGIDVTNGTVSYRGTTYGDDPGETARVLVNGESVTPTEYVLQKGDRVRIVANASAGNSSSANASAANGSGSA; encoded by the coding sequence ATGGGGGAGGAGTCAGACGCGGGGGACCAGACGACGGAAAGCGAGCGGTGCGACCACTGCGGGGCGACTTTCGACGACGAGGAGGGCTATTTGCGCCACCTGAGTACCGAACACGGCGACGACCTCGGACCGATAGAACAGCGCCGCGTCGATAGCCTCCGATTCGACGACGACGGGCCGACGATAGCGATGTACGGCGGCGCGGTCGGCGCGCTCGCCATCGGCGTCCTGCTGGCGTACCTGCTCTTCTTCTCCGGCGGCGAGGCGGGCGGCGCTGGCGGGCCGGACGACGCGGGCGGCACGCCGGACGCGAGCGGCCTCACCCGACCGCAGGCGGTGGGGTCGGTCCACTACCACGGGACCATCGAGGCTACCATCGGCGGCCAGCAACTCGACTTCGGCCGCCAGCGGTTCCAGTTGCAGGCCGACGCCTTCCACTTCGAGAACGGCGAGGGTCGGCGCTGGCACGTCCACGCCGAGGAGGTGACGCTCGCGTGGGCGATGCAGACGCTCGGCATCGACGTGACGAACGGGACCGTCAGCTACCGGGGAACGACGTACGGCGACGACCCCGGCGAGACGGCACGCGTGCTGGTGAACGGCGAATCCGTGACCCCCACCGAGTACGTCCTTCAGAAGGGCGACCGGGTCCGCATCGTGGCGAACGCCTCCGCAGGAAACTCGTCGTCGGCAAACGCATCGGCGGCGAACGGGTCTGGGTCGGCATAA
- a CDS encoding site-2 protease family protein — protein sequence MGSTDPPADGPSLERLSAVFRVYEARRDGDRLVYYGEPLVSRERLLEAAWPLFREHGYEVQLTTETGEYVLVAEPTDNSIDGIPWTNVVLFLLTVLSTLYAGRAWYHIDPATLGQNPLAILRAWPFTAAVVGVLLTHELGHYVMTRYHGVDATLPYFIPMPSLIGTMGAVIRMKGQMPDREALFDIGVAGPLAGLAATIVVTAIGLSLPPETVPAEMMTGPNVIQIEFGYPPLLQFIAAVLGEPTTYPPGQSVNPVVIGGWVGMFITFLNLIPAGQLDGGHIVRAILGEQQERIAALVPVALFGLAAYVFYVKEVSNASVLWVVWGLLATYVAYVGPANPIDDEGLDPKRKAVGILTFVLGIMCFTPVPIEIIT from the coding sequence ATGGGTTCGACCGACCCGCCCGCCGACGGTCCATCGCTGGAGCGACTCAGTGCCGTATTTCGCGTCTACGAAGCCCGCCGCGACGGTGACCGGCTGGTGTACTACGGCGAACCGCTGGTCTCCCGCGAACGACTGCTCGAAGCTGCGTGGCCCCTCTTCCGCGAACACGGCTACGAAGTGCAACTGACCACCGAGACCGGCGAGTACGTCCTCGTCGCCGAACCGACCGACAACAGCATCGACGGGATTCCGTGGACGAACGTCGTCCTTTTCCTGCTGACGGTCCTCTCGACGCTGTACGCCGGTCGGGCGTGGTACCACATCGACCCGGCGACGCTGGGCCAGAATCCGCTGGCGATTCTGCGAGCGTGGCCGTTCACCGCCGCGGTCGTCGGCGTCTTACTCACCCACGAACTCGGCCACTACGTCATGACGCGCTACCACGGCGTGGACGCGACCCTGCCGTACTTCATCCCGATGCCCTCGCTCATCGGGACGATGGGCGCGGTGATTCGGATGAAAGGCCAGATGCCCGACCGCGAGGCGCTGTTCGACATCGGCGTCGCCGGACCGCTCGCGGGGCTGGCGGCGACTATCGTCGTGACGGCAATCGGTCTCTCGCTCCCGCCCGAGACGGTCCCGGCGGAGATGATGACCGGCCCGAACGTCATCCAGATCGAGTTCGGCTACCCGCCGCTGTTGCAGTTCATCGCCGCGGTCCTCGGCGAGCCGACGACGTATCCGCCGGGCCAGTCGGTCAACCCGGTCGTCATCGGCGGCTGGGTCGGGATGTTCATCACCTTCCTCAACCTCATCCCGGCGGGACAACTCGACGGCGGCCACATCGTCCGCGCCATCCTCGGCGAGCAACAGGAGCGCATCGCGGCGCTGGTCCCGGTCGCGCTCTTCGGTCTCGCGGCCTACGTCTTCTACGTCAAGGAGGTCAGCAACGCCTCGGTGCTGTGGGTCGTCTGGGGCCTGCTGGCGACGTACGTCGCCTACGTCGGCCCGGCCAACCCCATCGACGACGAGGGGTTGGACCCCAAGCGGAAGGCGGTCGGCATCCTGACGTTCGTGCTGGGAATCATGTGCTTCACGCCGGTTCCGATCGAGATAATTACGTGA
- the truA gene encoding tRNA pseudouridine(38-40) synthase TruA has translation MRAFRIAYDGRPFHGFQRQPDVPTVEEAVFDAANALGVADGKPAGYAAAGRTDAGVSAVAQTVAFECPDWLTPAALNSELPASVRAWASADAPDDFHATHDAASRAYRYHCHAPEADLARAEQALGRLRGENDFHNLTPDDENTVRELQADAERDDDYLVFDLRAGGFVREMVRRVVSLVRAVATGDASLAKVERVLGPEKIDGPEGVAPAPAYPLVLVDAAYPMLTFSVDDDAAASTRELFAALRDERATRTRVAAEVVEQTRVPEP, from the coding sequence ATGCGAGCGTTCCGAATCGCCTACGACGGGCGGCCGTTCCACGGCTTCCAGCGCCAGCCGGACGTGCCGACAGTCGAGGAGGCCGTCTTCGACGCGGCGAACGCGCTGGGCGTCGCCGACGGGAAACCCGCGGGGTACGCCGCGGCGGGCCGGACCGACGCCGGCGTCTCGGCGGTGGCCCAGACCGTCGCGTTCGAGTGCCCCGACTGGCTGACTCCGGCCGCGCTGAACAGCGAACTCCCCGCGAGCGTCCGGGCGTGGGCGAGCGCCGACGCGCCCGACGACTTCCACGCGACCCACGACGCCGCGTCGCGGGCGTACCGCTACCACTGCCACGCGCCCGAGGCCGACCTCGCGCGGGCGGAGCAAGCCCTCGGCCGACTCCGCGGCGAGAACGACTTCCACAACCTGACGCCCGACGACGAGAACACGGTCCGGGAGTTGCAGGCCGACGCCGAGCGCGACGACGACTACCTCGTCTTCGACCTCCGAGCGGGCGGGTTCGTCCGCGAGATGGTCCGGCGCGTCGTCTCGCTCGTCCGGGCGGTGGCGACCGGCGACGCCTCACTGGCGAAGGTCGAGCGCGTCCTCGGGCCCGAGAAAATCGACGGTCCCGAGGGCGTCGCGCCCGCGCCGGCCTACCCCCTCGTGCTGGTGGACGCGGCGTATCCGATGTTGACGTTCTCGGTGGACGACGACGCCGCCGCCAGCACCCGCGAACTCTTCGCGGCTTTGCGCGACGAGCGCGCCACGCGAACCCGCGTGGCCGCCGAGGTCGTAGAGCAGACGCGAGTTCCGGAGCCGTGA
- a CDS encoding lysylphosphatidylglycerol synthase transmembrane domain-containing protein, translating into MDVDFGDARSILVAFGAGVVVLLALYSLVGLEDVLAALSQADPTIFAAVCVVSVGWLFAWGLALRTVLAVVAVKVSVWRAFLLLAGATFANNVTPFGQAGGEPFSALLVSRSTGTEYENGLAVVASVDTLNFVPSISFALLGVGYYATRFTVGGRVELAAVALLALALAVPTLAYLGWRNRERVSDLVVRLAVPAIRLVGRVVPTLEPAGESQVRERIGGFFAALERVGGDHHQLGLALSFSALGWLLLSVSLWLSLGALGYWVPFAAALFIVPLGSVASVTPLPGGLGGVEAALVLLIVPITGVDAGTAAAAAVLHRGATYVLPVLIGGSATAMLEADNVHKSASD; encoded by the coding sequence ATGGACGTAGACTTCGGGGACGCGCGTTCGATACTCGTCGCGTTCGGCGCGGGCGTCGTCGTTCTGCTGGCGCTGTACTCTCTCGTCGGGCTGGAGGACGTGCTGGCGGCGCTCTCGCAGGCCGACCCGACCATCTTCGCGGCGGTCTGCGTCGTGTCCGTCGGCTGGCTGTTCGCGTGGGGGCTGGCGCTCCGGACGGTCCTCGCGGTCGTCGCAGTGAAGGTGTCGGTCTGGCGGGCGTTCCTCCTGCTGGCGGGCGCGACGTTCGCCAACAACGTCACGCCGTTCGGACAGGCCGGCGGCGAGCCGTTCAGCGCCCTGCTCGTCTCGCGCTCGACCGGGACCGAGTACGAGAACGGCCTCGCGGTCGTCGCCAGCGTGGACACGCTCAACTTCGTTCCCTCCATCTCGTTCGCTCTGCTGGGCGTGGGCTACTACGCCACCCGCTTTACCGTCGGCGGCAGGGTGGAACTCGCCGCCGTCGCGCTCCTCGCGTTGGCGCTGGCGGTCCCGACGCTCGCCTATCTCGGCTGGCGCAACCGCGAGCGCGTCTCGGACCTCGTGGTTCGGCTCGCGGTGCCCGCGATCAGACTCGTCGGCCGGGTCGTTCCCACGCTCGAGCCGGCGGGCGAGTCGCAGGTCCGCGAGCGCATCGGCGGCTTCTTCGCCGCGCTGGAGCGCGTCGGGGGCGACCACCACCAGCTCGGGCTCGCGCTGTCGTTCTCGGCGCTCGGGTGGCTCCTGCTGTCGGTGTCGCTGTGGCTCTCGCTGGGCGCGCTCGGTTACTGGGTCCCGTTCGCGGCCGCGCTGTTCATCGTCCCGCTCGGGAGCGTCGCCAGCGTGACGCCGCTTCCGGGCGGTCTCGGCGGCGTCGAGGCCGCGCTCGTCCTGCTCATCGTCCCTATCACCGGCGTCGATGCGGGGACCGCGGCGGCCGCGGCGGTCCTCCACCGCGGGGCGACCTACGTACTTCCGGTTCTGATCGGCGGGAGCGCGACCGCGATGCTGGAAGCCGACAACGTCCACAAATCGGCCAGCGACTGA
- a CDS encoding 30S ribosomal protein S19e, translated as MTTLYDVPADDLIDAVAAKLEDRIDEPDWAQYATTGESKELPPEQDDFWYRRAASLLRKVATDGPIGVERLSTQYGDKKGGSNRYQVAPEHRSDGSRNIIRTILQQLEDEDLVDTEGSAGRIVTGDGRSLLDDTAGEVMEDLDRPELERYA; from the coding sequence ATGACGACGCTCTACGACGTTCCAGCGGACGACCTCATCGACGCGGTCGCCGCGAAACTGGAGGACCGAATCGACGAACCCGACTGGGCGCAGTACGCCACGACCGGCGAGAGCAAGGAACTGCCCCCCGAACAGGACGACTTCTGGTACCGGCGGGCCGCCAGCCTGCTCCGGAAGGTCGCCACCGACGGTCCCATCGGCGTCGAGCGCCTCTCGACGCAGTACGGCGACAAGAAGGGCGGCTCGAACCGCTATCAGGTCGCGCCCGAACACCGCTCGGACGGGAGCCGCAACATCATCCGGACCATCCTGCAACAGCTCGAAGACGAGGACCTCGTGGACACCGAGGGCAGCGCGGGCCGCATCGTGACCGGCGACGGTCGCAGCCTGCTCGACGACACCGCGGGCGAGGTCATGGAGGACCTCGACCGACCGGAACTCGAACGCTACGCCTAA
- a CDS encoding SHOCT domain-containing protein, which yields MRERSVRFEKQTLLAVLSVLTFGFTAFFAVVGLEFLVPTTFVLGFFVVVPLVALLGDALPMVEGETEGVEVGRDSMCYGPIDELRSRYAAGELTDEEFERRLERLLETEDAEVGRSREPVFDRE from the coding sequence ATGCGCGAGCGTTCGGTCCGGTTCGAGAAGCAGACGCTCCTCGCGGTGCTGTCGGTGCTGACCTTCGGGTTCACGGCCTTCTTCGCGGTCGTTGGACTGGAGTTTCTCGTCCCGACGACCTTCGTCCTCGGGTTCTTCGTCGTCGTCCCGCTGGTCGCGCTGCTGGGCGACGCGCTCCCGATGGTCGAGGGCGAAACCGAGGGCGTCGAGGTCGGGCGAGATTCGATGTGCTACGGCCCGATAGACGAACTCCGGTCGCGCTACGCCGCGGGCGAACTCACCGACGAGGAGTTCGAGCGACGGCTCGAACGACTGCTGGAGACCGAAGACGCCGAGGTAGGGCGGAGCCGCGAGCCGGTGTTCGACCGGGAGTGA